GACTGATTTCTGTAGGATAGCGGAAATCAGTCTTTTTTATTTCGCCCAAACGATAATAAAAATAGGTGTCATGATGAGCAGAAAGACGAAGAAGCTCCATAAAACTTGTTTACTTGTCGTCATATTTTTAGGTTTTATACTGATGGATTCGTATAGCTCGTTCACTGCGCGCTGTTCCCTTTCATAAAGCATCCTCTGAAAAGAAGCGTAGTTATCGATATATGATGCCGGATTTTCAAAATGGAAGCGAATCGCACGTATATCATCCGTAACATCTTTATCTTGATGCATATACGTGATTGTAGGGGCAAGCCCACCTGTCAGCCGGGCAGTAACTTGTATATCGAAGGTCTTCATCTTATAAGTTATTTGGCCACTTTCATCTGTTACCGATTCAATGAGCGGGTTGTTCAATATAGTTCCCCCCCTTTCCTGTATTAGTAGTATTCCCAATATAAGTATATTTTTAACGACTTTAAAAAATATTGCGAAGAAAAAGTTGTATCGTTTATGCTTAA
This sequence is a window from Solibacillus isronensis. Protein-coding genes within it:
- a CDS encoding sodium:proton antiporter; protein product: MNNPLIESVTDESGQITYKMKTFDIQVTARLTGGLAPTITYMHQDKDVTDDIRAIRFHFENPASYIDNYASFQRMLYEREQRAVNELYESISIKPKNMTTSKQVLWSFFVFLLIMTPIFIIVWAK